From a single Rhodococcus qingshengii JCM 15477 genomic region:
- a CDS encoding alpha/beta fold hydrolase, with the protein MRRVALMAVVLATCCACGAGPSLRPAVAVEGRTDGSPAQSEGPSPDAPPVDPGVPTDDIPWRDCTGTSLADQALAASSAGVILECAEFNAPIDVTGAIDGNFTAGLTRARTSSTPADAYPIVFTSGTDRSSGNSLAMLAASGLNTVLAEHPVVALDRRGIDRSTAIDCMTPEIRRGLHDLGQFDADSTGDAADAVAALGHDATIACTDYLDPQELKFGADSAAEDIDALRTRWGVETIALWSAGSGSDIALSYAAAHPNNLARLILDSPAPVATDAATEAESRVQGEEAALTAFAQRCVALRCSLGPDPKKSVTDLMERARADEFQPLSAAAVSNAISASLWTAGTNREQETRSLSDALSALGTGNASPIRERAARAENEVDGDGQFIGRCTDGMQWPGIGRARELADTWGTNYPVFGREAALGLLACASWPSTANSPLPNQLKPPVLVLSGQGDPAVGNSGLSTVTGVVTNAGSRFATLDWQGAGHPAAQSTCAQQAMRLYLSDASLPSNGSVCPA; encoded by the coding sequence ATGCGCAGAGTTGCTTTGATGGCCGTCGTCCTCGCGACGTGTTGTGCGTGCGGCGCCGGTCCGTCGCTTCGGCCCGCCGTCGCGGTCGAAGGCCGCACCGACGGCAGCCCTGCCCAGAGCGAGGGACCGTCGCCCGATGCGCCGCCGGTTGACCCTGGCGTCCCGACCGATGACATACCGTGGCGAGACTGCACCGGCACGTCACTCGCCGACCAGGCTCTCGCGGCGTCGAGCGCCGGTGTCATTCTCGAATGCGCGGAATTCAATGCCCCCATCGACGTGACCGGCGCCATCGACGGCAACTTCACTGCCGGCTTGACCCGCGCTCGGACCTCGTCGACGCCTGCCGACGCGTATCCGATCGTGTTCACATCGGGCACCGATCGTTCGTCGGGAAACTCTCTGGCCATGCTCGCCGCATCCGGCTTGAACACGGTTCTCGCCGAACATCCCGTGGTTGCCCTCGATCGACGCGGAATCGACAGGTCCACCGCAATCGACTGCATGACGCCGGAAATTCGGCGCGGCCTTCACGATCTGGGCCAGTTCGACGCGGATTCCACCGGTGACGCCGCCGATGCGGTCGCCGCTCTCGGTCACGACGCCACCATTGCCTGCACCGACTACCTCGACCCTCAAGAACTGAAGTTCGGCGCGGACTCCGCTGCCGAGGACATCGACGCTCTACGTACACGGTGGGGCGTCGAGACCATCGCTCTGTGGTCGGCAGGGTCCGGCTCGGACATCGCGCTGAGCTATGCGGCGGCCCACCCGAACAACCTCGCGAGGTTGATCCTCGATTCTCCCGCTCCGGTGGCCACCGACGCTGCCACCGAGGCAGAGAGTCGCGTGCAGGGCGAGGAAGCCGCGTTGACCGCGTTCGCTCAGCGATGTGTGGCGCTGAGGTGCTCGCTCGGACCTGATCCGAAGAAATCGGTCACGGACTTGATGGAGCGCGCTCGAGCCGATGAATTCCAGCCGCTGTCCGCCGCTGCGGTGTCGAACGCGATTTCGGCCAGCCTGTGGACTGCCGGAACCAACCGTGAGCAGGAGACCCGCTCACTGTCCGACGCTCTGTCCGCGCTCGGTACCGGCAACGCTTCGCCGATTCGAGAGCGCGCCGCCCGGGCGGAGAACGAGGTGGACGGCGACGGCCAGTTCATCGGACGGTGCACCGACGGCATGCAATGGCCGGGCATCGGGCGTGCGCGCGAGCTTGCGGACACCTGGGGCACCAACTATCCGGTGTTCGGGCGAGAAGCCGCGCTCGGGTTGCTGGCGTGCGCCAGCTGGCCGTCGACCGCCAACTCCCCCCTGCCGAATCAGTTGAAGCCCCCAGTCCTCGTGCTGAGCGGTCAGGGTGACCCGGCCGTCGGGAACTCCGGACTCTCGACCGTCACCGGCGTCGTGACCAATGCAGGATCGCGCTTCGCAACTCTGGACTGGCAAGGTGCGGGTCACCCCGCGGCACAATCCACCTGCGCTCAACAGGCGATGCGCCTCTACCTCAGCGACGCCTCCCTTCCCAGTAACGGAAGCGTGTGCCCGGCCTGA
- a CDS encoding GNAT family N-acetyltransferase yields MTITVDRAGIWDSEAIADVAAVTFPLACPPDASDDDISAFIDNVLSVDKFSEYLTDPTRTVLKVIRDGSIVGYAMLVDDEPSDPDVKAAVTLRPTTELSKLYVLPGNHGTGAAASLMDAVVDHARRSGSAGIWLGVNQENLRAQKFYAKHGFTQVGTKTFLVGAQLHHDFVMERPVS; encoded by the coding sequence GTGACGATCACCGTTGACCGGGCCGGGATCTGGGATTCCGAAGCAATAGCCGACGTGGCAGCGGTGACATTTCCACTGGCGTGTCCGCCGGACGCATCCGACGACGACATCAGTGCCTTCATCGACAACGTTCTCTCCGTCGACAAGTTCTCCGAGTACCTGACCGATCCGACACGAACCGTTCTCAAGGTCATTCGCGACGGTTCGATCGTCGGCTACGCGATGCTTGTCGACGACGAGCCCTCCGACCCGGACGTCAAAGCTGCTGTGACACTTCGCCCGACAACGGAACTGAGCAAGTTGTACGTGCTTCCGGGTAACCACGGAACCGGCGCGGCAGCATCCTTGATGGACGCGGTTGTCGACCACGCGCGACGCAGCGGAAGTGCCGGGATCTGGCTGGGCGTCAATCAGGAGAACCTGCGCGCCCAGAAGTTCTACGCAAAGCACGGTTTCACACAGGTCGGCACGAAGACTTTCCTCGTGGGCGCACAACTCCACCACGATTTCGTGATGGAGCGCCCCGTCAGCTGA
- a CDS encoding MFS transporter — translation MTDNTRTLTRARIATSVAFGLQGFLLAAILTQLPQYKDLFELSETLVVVAVVTVSVIAGLGSVLAEMLAVRTSSKMTLRTGLAVIAVFGGATGIAPNAAMFFVFLAIYGIGLGMVDAAANMQAVSIQHAKGRFILSSFHASWSVGAIVGALFISATAGLDISIRVTQVIAGVVVGLMLLAFGPQLLDRSESPVAEANITSTAKFAVPTRAFVLLGVAMALFYAVDFSVGNWSTLYVKDELLADAGTAALSVAAYQIAALVARLTGDYWVGKFGETTVVRIGSLIGVVGMTVVVLAQSPAVAIAGFLIVGLGVPVIAPICFSAAGRMAPPDQVDAVIARINLFNYVGTVVGGGIVGAVAAFSDLRIGFLIPLAFCAILIVLAPAFAPKRATTPVAENAA, via the coding sequence ATGACGGATAACACCCGCACCCTGACGAGGGCTCGGATCGCCACTTCGGTGGCCTTCGGACTTCAAGGATTTCTGCTCGCCGCCATTCTGACGCAGCTGCCGCAGTACAAGGACTTGTTCGAGCTGAGCGAGACACTGGTTGTGGTTGCGGTTGTCACCGTGTCCGTCATCGCCGGGCTCGGCAGCGTGCTCGCCGAGATGCTGGCCGTGAGAACGTCGAGCAAGATGACCCTGCGAACTGGGCTCGCCGTCATCGCAGTCTTCGGCGGGGCAACCGGAATTGCGCCCAACGCAGCGATGTTCTTCGTCTTCCTGGCGATCTACGGCATCGGACTCGGCATGGTCGACGCGGCCGCCAACATGCAGGCAGTCTCGATCCAACACGCCAAGGGCCGCTTCATCCTCTCCTCGTTCCATGCTTCCTGGAGCGTCGGAGCGATTGTCGGCGCCCTGTTCATCTCTGCTACCGCAGGCCTCGACATTTCGATCCGCGTCACGCAGGTGATCGCGGGAGTTGTTGTCGGACTGATGCTTCTGGCCTTCGGCCCGCAACTGCTCGATCGGTCCGAGTCTCCGGTTGCCGAGGCAAACATCACGAGCACCGCGAAATTCGCGGTACCCACCCGCGCCTTCGTCCTCCTCGGCGTCGCGATGGCATTGTTCTACGCGGTCGACTTCAGCGTCGGAAACTGGTCGACTCTGTACGTCAAAGACGAACTGCTCGCCGACGCCGGGACCGCTGCCCTTTCCGTGGCGGCGTATCAGATCGCAGCACTTGTCGCACGACTGACCGGGGACTACTGGGTCGGGAAATTCGGTGAGACCACCGTCGTGCGGATCGGCTCTCTCATCGGCGTAGTCGGTATGACAGTTGTCGTCCTCGCGCAATCTCCCGCCGTTGCCATCGCCGGGTTCCTCATCGTCGGGCTCGGGGTACCGGTGATCGCTCCGATCTGCTTCAGCGCTGCCGGCAGGATGGCTCCCCCGGATCAGGTCGATGCGGTGATCGCACGCATCAACCTCTTCAACTACGTCGGCACAGTCGTCGGCGGCGGCATCGTCGGCGCGGTCGCTGCCTTCAGTGACCTTCGAATCGGGTTCCTGATTCCGCTGGCGTTCTGCGCGATCTTGATAGTTCTTGCTCCCGCGTTCGCACCGAAACGAGCCACAACTCCGGTCGCCGAGAACGCCGCTTGA
- a CDS encoding pyrimidine reductase family protein, producing the protein MDIATYFTPGHDDELRGLYAYPENLSQPWMRVNFVSSIDGCVAVDGVSGGLGTPADKSVFGILRELCDVVVVGAGTARAENYGGVQVSDEARARRKASGLAPVPPILVVSAHASIDPESRLLRDTEVPPILVVGRDADSAAISALRSAGAQVEVTDSPNVTSGDIDRALSARKLRRVLCEGGPSLFGQLIEDNAVDELCITTSPQLVGSKVGRISLSPNAMPTAMRPAHILGDTDGTILTRWVRQQPRR; encoded by the coding sequence ATGGATATTGCGACCTACTTCACACCAGGCCACGACGACGAACTCCGCGGCTTGTACGCCTATCCGGAGAACCTCTCGCAACCCTGGATGCGCGTGAACTTCGTTTCCAGCATCGACGGGTGCGTCGCCGTCGACGGAGTGAGCGGTGGACTGGGCACACCGGCAGACAAGTCGGTATTCGGGATCTTGCGCGAACTTTGTGACGTCGTCGTGGTCGGCGCAGGCACAGCGCGAGCCGAGAACTACGGGGGTGTGCAGGTCTCGGACGAAGCCCGGGCGCGACGAAAGGCGAGCGGCCTCGCTCCGGTCCCACCGATCCTCGTCGTCTCGGCGCACGCGTCGATCGACCCCGAAAGCCGACTCCTTCGCGATACCGAAGTTCCACCGATCCTTGTTGTCGGTCGCGACGCGGACTCCGCGGCAATTTCGGCGCTGAGATCTGCCGGAGCGCAGGTGGAGGTGACGGACTCACCGAACGTCACCAGCGGCGACATCGACAGGGCCTTGTCGGCTCGCAAGCTCCGTCGCGTGCTGTGCGAGGGCGGACCGTCACTTTTCGGGCAGTTGATCGAGGACAATGCCGTCGACGAACTCTGCATCACCACGTCACCTCAACTGGTGGGGAGCAAAGTCGGCCGAATCTCACTCTCCCCCAACGCAATGCCCACAGCCATGCGTCCCGCGCACATTCTCGGTGATACGGACGGCACGATCCTCACTCGATGGGTTCGTCAGCAGCCACGTCGGTGA
- the zapE gene encoding cell division protein ZapE codes for MHERLVDRSPVVPADQLVAQMVPPAMFDEVSFASYIPDPKEPSQAAAVAKAEEFSKRVTKIRSGGRRGLFGKKTQATGAGLYLDGGFGVGKTHLLASIFHSVPSPKAFGTFVELTHVVGALGFNKAVEALADHSVLCIDEFELDDPGDTMLVSRLLSELSARGVSIVATSNTLPGQLGEGRFAAQDFLREIKKLGSIFETIRVDGPDYRHRDLPPAPEPISSEELVSRADAIDGATLDNFDELCKHLSTLHPSRYNKLVEGVKAVFIDGVHPATDQSVALRIVVLADRLYDASIPVTVSGARLDEIFTPEMLAGGYKKKYLRATSRLLALSRFEVAAG; via the coding sequence ATGCATGAACGTCTTGTCGATCGCAGCCCGGTGGTACCCGCCGATCAACTGGTAGCTCAAATGGTGCCTCCCGCAATGTTCGACGAGGTGAGTTTTGCGTCCTACATTCCTGATCCGAAGGAACCGAGCCAGGCAGCTGCTGTCGCCAAGGCCGAGGAATTCTCCAAGCGCGTCACCAAGATCCGTAGTGGTGGACGTCGCGGACTGTTCGGCAAGAAGACTCAGGCGACCGGCGCCGGCCTGTACCTCGACGGCGGGTTCGGTGTCGGTAAGACTCACTTGCTGGCGTCGATCTTCCACAGCGTTCCGTCGCCGAAGGCTTTCGGAACCTTCGTCGAGCTGACGCACGTCGTCGGCGCTCTCGGCTTCAACAAGGCGGTCGAAGCGCTCGCCGACCACAGCGTTCTCTGCATCGACGAGTTCGAGCTCGACGATCCGGGCGACACCATGCTCGTATCCCGCCTCCTTTCGGAGCTTTCCGCGCGAGGCGTGTCCATCGTCGCGACGTCGAACACGCTTCCCGGCCAGCTCGGGGAGGGTCGCTTCGCCGCCCAGGACTTCCTGCGCGAGATCAAGAAGCTCGGCTCGATCTTCGAGACGATTCGCGTCGACGGCCCCGACTACCGTCACCGCGATCTCCCGCCCGCACCCGAGCCCATCTCCTCGGAGGAGTTGGTCTCTCGGGCCGACGCCATCGACGGCGCCACGCTCGACAACTTCGACGAGCTGTGCAAGCACCTCAGCACCCTGCACCCGTCGCGGTACAACAAGCTGGTCGAGGGTGTGAAGGCCGTGTTCATCGACGGTGTCCACCCGGCAACGGATCAGTCCGTTGCACTGCGCATCGTGGTTCTCGCCGACCGCCTGTACGACGCGAGCATCCCGGTCACCGTTTCCGGCGCACGCCTCGACGAGATCTTCACCCCCGAGATGCTCGCCGGTGGGTACAAGAAGAAGTACTTGCGCGCGACCTCGCGCCTGCTCGCACTTTCTCGTTTCGAGGTCGCGGCCGGCTAG
- a CDS encoding alpha-isopropylmalate synthase regulatory domain-containing protein has translation MTYNFAFASDSSSAADPFAARHGKSLPAGLRAECSAMSWTEFESTYAAMSGPIRLGAWSSEKIAPGRWTFEATLGLGERIQKASATSTGAISAMTSMLHDAGISLEILSFHQHHIGHRTATFIFTECDGRRSWAMGIAESSTESSLRAMTSAANRFSH, from the coding sequence ATGACTTACAACTTCGCTTTCGCTTCTGATTCTTCTTCTGCTGCTGATCCCTTCGCGGCGCGTCACGGCAAATCTCTGCCCGCCGGCTTGCGTGCCGAATGCTCAGCGATGTCGTGGACCGAGTTCGAGTCCACGTATGCGGCTATGAGCGGCCCGATCCGTCTGGGTGCGTGGTCCTCCGAGAAGATTGCGCCGGGTCGTTGGACCTTCGAAGCGACTCTCGGTCTGGGGGAGCGTATCCAGAAAGCGTCCGCCACCTCGACCGGCGCGATCTCGGCCATGACGTCGATGCTGCACGACGCGGGAATCTCGCTCGAGATCTTGTCTTTCCATCAGCATCACATCGGCCACCGCACGGCTACGTTCATCTTCACCGAGTGCGACGGCCGTCGGAGCTGGGCGATGGGTATCGCGGAGTCGTCGACGGAGTCCTCGCTCCGCGCGATGACTTCGGCAGCGAACCGCTTCTCTCACTGA
- a CDS encoding GH1 family beta-glucosidase, whose translation MTRQPTPEFPTSFVWGTATAAYQIEGGVAEDGRGPSIWDEFCDRPGVVVGGDTGTVAADHYHRWESDIELMNQLGLDAYRLSLSWSRILPTGSGAVNAKGLDFYDRLIDRLCSVGITPAVTLFHWDLPIALQEQGGWMNRDTSYRLGEYAQVVGERLSDRVGMWMPLNEPVVHTLYGHALGVHAPGLALGFEAFQAAHHQLLGHGLAVEALRATGCTNIGIASNHAPVRAASDSPEDVMAADIYDHVVNWMFADPVLVGKYPADEFAQLLSGPVDEDLKIIGAPLDWYGINYYEPTMIAAPVEGQGTEGVLEVDLPPGLPFAPVAITGYPTTDFGWPIVPEGLGEILRTFHARFGDALPPIYITESGCSFHDAPDAAGVVDDEARIDYHDAHLRALRSAMDDGVDVRGYFVWSLLDNFEWAAGYKERFGLVHVDFDTQKRTPKTSFEWYRALIAEHKAAQV comes from the coding sequence ATGACTCGGCAGCCGACACCAGAATTTCCGACTTCCTTCGTCTGGGGAACCGCCACTGCGGCCTATCAAATCGAAGGAGGTGTGGCCGAAGACGGTCGCGGACCGTCGATCTGGGACGAGTTCTGTGACCGTCCCGGTGTTGTCGTCGGGGGCGACACCGGGACGGTCGCTGCCGATCATTATCACCGCTGGGAGTCGGACATCGAGCTGATGAATCAGCTCGGGCTCGACGCTTATCGGCTGTCTCTGTCGTGGTCGCGCATTCTGCCCACCGGATCGGGGGCCGTGAATGCGAAGGGGCTCGACTTCTACGACCGCCTGATCGACCGACTGTGTTCGGTGGGAATTACTCCTGCCGTCACGCTCTTTCACTGGGATCTGCCCATTGCCTTGCAGGAGCAGGGCGGCTGGATGAACCGCGACACCTCGTATCGGCTGGGGGAGTATGCGCAGGTCGTCGGCGAGCGACTGTCGGATCGGGTCGGAATGTGGATGCCGCTCAACGAACCAGTTGTGCACACGCTTTACGGGCATGCCCTCGGAGTTCACGCCCCCGGACTGGCCTTGGGGTTCGAGGCTTTCCAAGCCGCACATCACCAGCTGCTCGGGCATGGCCTCGCTGTCGAAGCGCTTCGGGCAACCGGATGCACGAACATCGGAATCGCCTCGAACCATGCTCCGGTGCGTGCCGCTTCGGATTCGCCGGAAGACGTGATGGCTGCCGACATCTACGACCACGTCGTCAATTGGATGTTCGCCGACCCGGTTCTGGTCGGGAAGTACCCGGCCGACGAATTCGCTCAGCTGCTCAGCGGTCCTGTCGACGAGGACTTGAAAATCATCGGGGCGCCGCTCGACTGGTACGGGATCAACTACTACGAGCCGACGATGATTGCTGCTCCGGTGGAAGGCCAGGGGACCGAAGGTGTGCTCGAAGTCGACCTGCCCCCGGGCCTGCCCTTTGCCCCTGTCGCGATTACCGGTTATCCCACAACCGATTTCGGTTGGCCGATCGTTCCCGAGGGGCTGGGCGAGATCTTGCGGACGTTCCACGCCCGCTTCGGTGACGCACTGCCGCCGATCTACATCACCGAAAGCGGATGTTCATTCCACGACGCCCCGGATGCCGCAGGCGTCGTCGACGACGAAGCACGAATCGACTACCACGATGCGCACCTTCGCGCCCTCCGATCGGCAATGGACGACGGTGTCGACGTCCGCGGTTATTTTGTGTGGTCACTTCTCGACAACTTCGAATGGGCTGCGGGATACAAAGAGCGATTCGGCCTGGTGCACGTCGATTTCGACACCCAGAAGCGCACTCCGAAGACCTCGTTCGAGTGGTATCGCGCCCTCATCGCCGAGCACAAAGCGGCTCAGGTCTGA
- a CDS encoding TIGR02611 family protein, whose protein sequence is MSTEKVDSSVDDSDLSVFQDAESRWERWRAGIAARPTLNLAYRIGVGVVGTIVFAAGIVAIPYPGPGWLIVFAGLGILASEFAWAHRLLHFAKARYDRFMEWFGKQSLFVKGLGVLFTTVIVLATLWVLGTFGLIGTWVGLDYSWLESPL, encoded by the coding sequence TTGAGTACCGAAAAGGTCGATTCTTCCGTCGATGATTCAGACCTGTCCGTCTTCCAGGACGCAGAGTCCCGCTGGGAGCGGTGGCGCGCGGGAATCGCCGCGCGGCCCACCCTCAATCTTGCGTACCGCATCGGCGTCGGAGTCGTGGGCACGATCGTGTTCGCCGCCGGCATCGTGGCTATTCCGTACCCCGGGCCCGGTTGGCTCATCGTTTTCGCCGGCCTCGGCATCCTGGCGTCGGAGTTCGCGTGGGCACATCGACTCCTTCATTTCGCGAAGGCTCGATACGACCGGTTCATGGAATGGTTCGGCAAGCAGTCGCTGTTCGTCAAAGGGTTGGGCGTTCTGTTCACCACAGTGATCGTCCTGGCGACTTTGTGGGTGCTCGGCACTTTCGGCCTGATCGGGACATGGGTGGGCCTGGACTACTCGTGGCTCGAGTCGCCGCTGTGA